A DNA window from Tenuifilaceae bacterium CYCD contains the following coding sequences:
- the ehrC gene encoding hydrogenase — protein MINVLLITFLITLLYMSIANRLLTYLKVLAFQGAILFAVAFMQLHELNTLNLILILLETIVFKSVAVPIFLAHVLKRNKITREAEPYVPNFVSLIISTLIVVTTILLSGTIVDPNLDKIFFVVALSTIFVGLYIIASRRKIITHVMGYLVIENGVFVLSLAVGNEMPMLVNLGVMLDIFASVLILGIFLNKIGDVFKTIDVDELSNLKDY, from the coding sequence ATGATAAACGTACTGCTAATAACATTTCTAATCACGCTGCTTTACATGTCGATTGCAAATCGACTGCTGACATACCTGAAAGTATTGGCATTTCAAGGGGCGATTTTGTTTGCTGTGGCATTTATGCAGCTCCATGAGCTCAACACCCTAAACCTGATATTGATTTTGCTAGAAACTATAGTTTTTAAATCGGTAGCAGTTCCAATATTTCTGGCACATGTCCTAAAAAGAAACAAGATAACACGCGAGGCCGAGCCGTACGTTCCAAACTTTGTTTCGCTAATTATATCAACATTGATAGTGGTAACAACAATCCTTCTTTCGGGAACCATTGTCGATCCCAACCTCGACAAAATATTCTTTGTCGTAGCCCTATCTACAATTTTTGTGGGTTTATATATCATAGCCTCGCGCAGAAAGATTATCACTCACGTTATGGGGTATCTGGTTATCGAAAATGGCGTATTCGTTCTATCGCTTGCCGTGGGGAACGAAATGCCGATGCTTGTTAACCTAGGCGTGATGCTCGACATTTTTGCCAGCGTTCTGATTCTGGGAATATTCCTGAATAAAATTGGCGACGTATTCAAAACTATCGATGTGGACGAATTAAGCAATCTTAAGGACTATTAA
- the ehrB gene encoding hydrogenase, which yields MLSAILIILAAIFYTGIINRTKSIASGRKGPGLFQHLADAIRLFRKGAVYSNTTSFVFQIAPTIYFSTVVIAMLLVPFGDSKGLFSFQGDFILFAYILALGKFFSIIAALDTGSSFEGMGASREALFSLFAEPAFFILMGSLALLTGHTSFHEIFAALHLGSYTTYAIAVLGAFVLVMISMIENSRMPIDDPKTHLELTMIHEVMILDNSGFDLGLILTAGYLKFAIYAAIVFNLFVGTIHYQYSIPLFFLTQFILAVFMGLVESFMARFRMSHNPQFIVVLTSVTLLIFFGVLLLIGKFI from the coding sequence ATGCTAAGTGCAATACTGATTATTTTGGCGGCAATATTCTATACGGGTATAATTAACAGGACAAAAAGTATAGCATCGGGACGAAAAGGGCCTGGTCTATTCCAGCACCTAGCCGATGCCATTAGGCTTTTTAGGAAAGGGGCTGTTTACAGCAACACCACCAGTTTTGTTTTTCAAATTGCGCCAACCATCTATTTCTCTACAGTAGTAATAGCCATGCTGCTCGTTCCCTTTGGCGATTCCAAAGGATTATTTAGTTTTCAGGGCGATTTTATTCTTTTTGCCTACATTCTAGCCTTAGGAAAATTCTTCAGCATAATTGCAGCATTGGATACTGGCAGCAGCTTCGAGGGAATGGGTGCAAGCCGCGAAGCCTTATTCTCCCTATTTGCGGAGCCTGCATTTTTTATTTTGATGGGCTCCCTGGCATTACTCACAGGGCACACCTCGTTTCACGAGATTTTTGCAGCATTGCACCTAGGATCATATACCACTTATGCCATTGCTGTTTTAGGAGCATTTGTACTTGTGATGATTTCGATGATTGAGAACAGTCGAATGCCTATCGACGATCCTAAAACGCACCTAGAGCTAACCATGATTCACGAGGTTATGATTCTAGATAACAGTGGTTTCGATCTTGGCTTAATTCTTACTGCCGGATATTTAAAGTTTGCCATCTATGCAGCAATTGTTTTCAACCTTTTTGTTGGAACCATACATTACCAGTACTCCATTCCGCTATTCTTTCTAACTCAGTTTATTTTGGCAGTATTTATGGGCTTGGTGGAATCGTTCATGGCACGTTTCAGGATGAGCCATAACCCACAGTTTATTGTGGTACTCACATCGGTTACACTGCTGATATTCTTTGGGGTACTACTCCTAATCGGGAAATTCATATAA